CTTCGTAAAAATAGATTCCTTAGGGTGATGCGTGTACATTTGTACTCTTTGCTTTTTGATATGGAGCCTTTGCTATTGACAAAGACCGACCTGTTTTTTTGTGCCTATGTACCTATGTAGTTGTTTTTAACCACTCCTGCCAATGCCCCTTTCCATTTCGAAGCCAAAAAGGAGAATATAAGGGGAACGATAAGTGTTGAAATACTGGAAGCGGCTACGAGAGCTGTAAAAAGATGGGTGTCGATGATCTTCGCATCAAAAAGCAACTTGGCAACAATTATTTCAGTAGTGAGCCTTACATTGAGTCCTATCCCGATAGCTATTGCTTCTTTGAAGGTAAGTTTTTTCATAAAAGCCATAAGAAGAATGCCTAATAATTTTCCTATAAAAGCGGCCAAAAAAAGTAATATTGCAAGCTGTGGAGCTTTGATGAGACCTTCTAGATCTACGCTCATCCCTATCCAAAGAAAAAAAAGAATTCCAAAAAAACCGTAACTTACCGCTTTGACAGCTTGTATTGCATTTTCACCTATATCACCTGCTTTGTTCAATATTGGGCGGATGATGATACCAGCGACAATCGCACCTATGACAAGACCAAGATCGCTATACTCGGCAAAACCACCAAATACCAAAAGAGTGAGTATCATTAAAACGATACGGTTGACGACTGTCGTCTGTGTCCATTTTGCCAGAAGCGATAAAATATATTTCCTGGCGATGAAGGCTGCTGTAATGAAAAGGAGAGCATCGAGCAAAATTTCCATGACCTCTTGCGATTTGTTTTGTGCCATCCCTGTTTCCATTCCGATCAATACAGAGACAAAGGCGACTAAAAATACCTCTATGACATCATCAAGGACTCCGGCTCCAACGATATAGTTGCCTACTTTTGTTCTGAGAAGGTTGAACTCATCCAAAATAGGAACTATCACAGCTTCGGCAGTCGGCATGCCTGTAAGACCAATGACAAAAGCGATGAGCCATCCATAGCCTAGATAAAGAATAATCCCCATACCTATCAAAAAAGGAAAGAGGGTATTGAGTAGGGTTGCGAGAATGATATCGCCGCTTTGACTCTTCATCTCCTTCATATCAATCTGCAACCCTATGAAAAAGAGCAAAAAAAGTACACCAAAATCTGCAAGAAGCGTTAAAATATAGCCATATAGTCCAGATTGCACTACTGTTCCCATTGGAGTATAATGGATACCCATACCTACGAAAAGGGCAGCCAAAATCCCTGGAATTTTGAACTTTTCCAAAAAGCCCGATAAAAAATAGGTAAGACCAAACAATAGTGCCAACAAAAGAAGAAATTGGCCTAAAAACTGTTCGTTCATACAATGATTGTAACTTTTTATAGATAAATGAAAGCTTTTTGACAATCATGTCAGTTTGAAGTAGAATAAGACAAAATCTATCCTATTAGGAGTGCAAATGGCTGATATCTTGAAAATTGGAAAGTATGAGTTCACCAGTAGACTGATCGTAGGAAGCGGAAAATATCCAGATTTCAAAACAACGTACGATGCCACTATTGCCAGTGGAGCTCAGATGATCACTGTTGCGGTAAGACGAGTCAATATCACCGATCCAAATAAAGAGAATTTGATGGACTATTTCAAAGATAGTGACGTGCAGCTTTTGCCAAACAGTGCAGGGTGTACGACAGCCGAAGAAGCGATTACGCTATTTCGAATGGTTCGTGAAGCAACGGGCATCGATATCATTAAACTGGAGATCATAGGCGATACCGAAAAAACACTCTATCCCGATGTGATTGAAACCATCAAAGCGTGTGAAGTACTAGCCAATGATGGATTTACTGTCATGGCGTATACCAATGACGATCCGATCACGGCGAAAAAACTTGAAAATGCCGGAGCTGCAGCAGTTATGCCACTGGCAGCTCCTATTGGAAGTGGACTTGGTATCCAAAATAGATACAATGTGGTTTTTGTCAAAGAGGCTGTCAATGTCCCGGTAATTGTTGATGCAGGAGTAGGGTGCGCTAGTGATGCGGCGATCGCGATGGAATTAGGAGCTGATGGAGTTCTGACAAACACGGCAATCGCTCAGGCAAAAAATCCGATTCAAATGGCTGAAGCGATGAAGTATGCGGTGATAGCGGGTCGCATGAGCTATCTAGCGGGAAGAATTCCAAAAAAACCGTATGCAACAGCTTCCAGTCCGAGTGAGGGGATGATACAATTTTAAATTATACTTGATCTATTAAGGCTTCGTAATGGATGGATGGCGTTATGTAATAGAAGATATTCTAGTCTTTTTGAAAAAAGAGATGAACGCCATCCTTATGCTTCTTTTTGTCTTTGTTGTAGGGACTATAGGATATGGTAAGATTGATGGATGGCAACATAGCCCTATAGATTACCTTTATATGACTTTTATAACGGTATCTACTATAGGCTATGGCGAAATCGTTCATATAGATACCGTTGAAGGCCGCATTTTTACTATTGTCATATCGATATTGGGAATCGGTCTTTTTGGATATATTTTCTCCAAATTGACCGCATATCTTTTTGATAGAGAGTTGCATGAAAAGTGGAAAAGAAGAAAAATGATAGAAAATATTAAAAATCTCAAAGATCACGCGATAGTTTGCGAAGGTTTTCAAGGCTATACCCCTTATGTCATTGATGAGCTACGTAAGAGTAAAATTCCTTTCGTTGTAATCGGGGAAAATGAAAAGGCGGTAGAAAAATTTATCTCTCGATTTGGAGAGATGTATCATTTAGTAGATTCTTGTATCGAAGATGAGGCTCTTTTGAGAGCTAACATAAGAAAAGCGAAGTATCTTTTTGCGCTTTCTCATGATGACAATATCAATCTTCTTGCTTCTGTCTCCGCTAAATTTTTAAAACCTGAAATTAAAATAGTTGCAAGATGCAAAAATCATGAATTTATCCGAAAATGCAAACATATTGGAGTCGATTTTGCAATTTCACCAGAGTATCTTGGTGGCAAATTATTGGCTTATGAGGCGATACGGCCAACAGTCGCTCACTTCTTGGAAGATATGTTTGAAAAAAAGATCATTCATGAAGGGATCGGTTTTGATGAGGTGATCGTTACTTCCAAATGGCATGGAAAACGTCTTTTAGATCTCCCTTTGCGAAATCTATCACAAGTTCTTATTATTGCATTGAAAAGAAAAAAGGAGACGCTGTACAATCCTAAACGAGAAATGAAAATGCAAGAAAATGATATATTGATCGTTTCTGGCTCTTTAGAAGAGATCAGGAAATTGAAAGAACTTATGACTTCTTAAATCCACCTAGTTAATTTTAAATAACGGCATCTATTTCAATATAAGCATAATTATTATATAATTATAGTTTATTTCATATGTAAAGGAACACTACTATGGCCTTGGAAAATTTGACATCCCAAAACTTCAACGAAAAGGTTGCATCACATGATATTGTGATTCTTGACTTTTGGGCACCTTGGTGTGGTCCCTGTAAAGAGTTTGGTCCAATTTTCGAAAAAGTCTCCCAAAAACATCCGGAAATACTTTTTGGAAAGATCAACACGGAAGAAGAAAGAGATTTGGCAGCTCATTTCAACATCACTTCCATTCCAACCGTTGCTATCATTAGAGAAGGTATCGTACTGTTTATGCAGCCAGGACTCTTACCCGAAGAGGCTTTGGAAGATCTTATCCGTCAAGTTAAAGAGCTTGATATGGATAAGGTACGAGAAGAGATTGCACAGCAAGAGCAAAATGGATAAGGCAACGCCTTATCCCAATGATCATATTTTTACAATGCCCAAGAGATTGAGCATCATAAAAACAAGGGCGACCGGAGCGATGTAGCGGATACTGAATAACCAAACAGAGTAGAGTTTTCCAGTGAGTTCTCCCGGTTTTTGTAGATGAGTCTGTACTTGCGTTTTGGGAAGGACATATCCAACAAAGATAACGATTGCAAATCCACCGAGCGGCAGAAGTATCGAGTCTGTTGTAAACTCTAAAATGTCAAAAAGCGGTTTGCCCCCAATACTAAAAACTTTTCCCCAACTGTTTGTAAATGAAAGAAGTGCCGCTATCCCGATGAGCCAATAGATAATACTCGTAATCACGACAGCTTTTGTTCGTGTCACATTAAATCTATCGATGAGATACTGCACCACTGGTTCTACAAGGCTCACTGCTGATGTTAGGCCCGCAAAAGCCAAGGCAAGAAAGAAGAGAAGGGCGAAAAATATACCCAAAGTTCCAAAGTTGTTCAAAATTGTTGGTAAAGATATGAAAACAAGGCCAGGTCCCTGTCCAGGTTTGGCGCCAAATTGAAACAAAAAGCTAAAAATTACAAGTCCTGCCACGAGTGCAATGAGCGTATCCATAAATGTAACGATAAATGCCGTTTTTGTAATGTTCGCATCTTTTGGCAAAGAGGCAGCATAGGTCATGATAGCACCCATACCGAGAGAAAGAGTGAAAAAAGAGTGTCCAATGGCACGGATAAAAGCTTCAGAGTTCAACTTGTCCCATTTTGGTTCGAACATAAAGGCCAAAGCCTTGGAAAAACCTTCCAACGAAGAAGCATAGGCTAAAAGACCAAAAAGTATGATCATGAGTGCGGGCATCAAGATGAGGTTGACTTTTTCGATGCCGCCTTTTATTCCTCTATGGACCACATATCCGACGATAATAACAGAGACGGTATGGAAAAATATTTGCGCCAAGATCTCATTCCCTACTAAATCGGAAAAGATATTTTTTGCAGTCTGAGTATCGGATGGCAGACCTTGCAGAAGTACATAGAAAAGATAATAGAGAATCCAACCTATAACGACTGAGTAGAATGTCATGATGATAACACCGTTAAAACCCATGAAGCCGGCATATTTCCACCATTTTTTATTAGGTGGCGCCAACTCTTCAAAAGAGCTGACCGTATCTTTTTTTCCAAGTGCACCTATGAGCATCTCGGCAATCATGACAGAAAATCCTATGAAAGCGATCGTTACGAGATAGACAAGGACAAACGCACCTCCACCATATTCACCCGTCATATAGGGGAATTTCCATATATTACCTAGGCCCACAGCACTTCCCGCCGCAGCCATAATAAACCCGATCTTGCTAAATTTTTGTATTTTCAAGATCTCT
The Nitratiruptor sp. SB155-2 genome window above contains:
- a CDS encoding cation:proton antiporter; the protein is MNEQFLGQFLLLLALLFGLTYFLSGFLEKFKIPGILAALFVGMGIHYTPMGTVVQSGLYGYILTLLADFGVLFLLFFIGLQIDMKEMKSQSGDIILATLLNTLFPFLIGMGIILYLGYGWLIAFVIGLTGMPTAEAVIVPILDEFNLLRTKVGNYIVGAGVLDDVIEVFLVAFVSVLIGMETGMAQNKSQEVMEILLDALLFITAAFIARKYILSLLAKWTQTTVVNRIVLMILTLLVFGGFAEYSDLGLVIGAIVAGIIIRPILNKAGDIGENAIQAVKAVSYGFFGILFFLWIGMSVDLEGLIKAPQLAILLFLAAFIGKLLGILLMAFMKKLTFKEAIAIGIGLNVRLTTEIIVAKLLFDAKIIDTHLFTALVAASSISTLIVPLIFSFLASKWKGALAGVVKNNYIGT
- a CDS encoding thiazole synthase, coding for MADILKIGKYEFTSRLIVGSGKYPDFKTTYDATIASGAQMITVAVRRVNITDPNKENLMDYFKDSDVQLLPNSAGCTTAEEAITLFRMVREATGIDIIKLEIIGDTEKTLYPDVIETIKACEVLANDGFTVMAYTNDDPITAKKLENAGAAAVMPLAAPIGSGLGIQNRYNVVFVKEAVNVPVIVDAGVGCASDAAIAMELGADGVLTNTAIAQAKNPIQMAEAMKYAVIAGRMSYLAGRIPKKPYATASSPSEGMIQF
- a CDS encoding potassium channel family protein, producing MDGWRYVIEDILVFLKKEMNAILMLLFVFVVGTIGYGKIDGWQHSPIDYLYMTFITVSTIGYGEIVHIDTVEGRIFTIVISILGIGLFGYIFSKLTAYLFDRELHEKWKRRKMIENIKNLKDHAIVCEGFQGYTPYVIDELRKSKIPFVVIGENEKAVEKFISRFGEMYHLVDSCIEDEALLRANIRKAKYLFALSHDDNINLLASVSAKFLKPEIKIVARCKNHEFIRKCKHIGVDFAISPEYLGGKLLAYEAIRPTVAHFLEDMFEKKIIHEGIGFDEVIVTSKWHGKRLLDLPLRNLSQVLIIALKRKKETLYNPKREMKMQENDILIVSGSLEEIRKLKELMTS
- the trxA gene encoding thioredoxin, whose amino-acid sequence is MALENLTSQNFNEKVASHDIVILDFWAPWCGPCKEFGPIFEKVSQKHPEILFGKINTEEERDLAAHFNITSIPTVAIIREGIVLFMQPGLLPEEALEDLIRQVKELDMDKVREEIAQQEQNG
- a CDS encoding sodium-dependent transporter, translated to MKIQKFSKIGFIMAAAGSAVGLGNIWKFPYMTGEYGGGAFVLVYLVTIAFIGFSVMIAEMLIGALGKKDTVSSFEELAPPNKKWWKYAGFMGFNGVIIMTFYSVVIGWILYYLFYVLLQGLPSDTQTAKNIFSDLVGNEILAQIFFHTVSVIIVGYVVHRGIKGGIEKVNLILMPALMIILFGLLAYASSLEGFSKALAFMFEPKWDKLNSEAFIRAIGHSFFTLSLGMGAIMTYAASLPKDANITKTAFIVTFMDTLIALVAGLVIFSFLFQFGAKPGQGPGLVFISLPTILNNFGTLGIFFALLFFLALAFAGLTSAVSLVEPVVQYLIDRFNVTRTKAVVITSIIYWLIGIAALLSFTNSWGKVFSIGGKPLFDILEFTTDSILLPLGGFAIVIFVGYVLPKTQVQTHLQKPGELTGKLYSVWLFSIRYIAPVALVFMMLNLLGIVKI